A genomic region of Desertibacillus haloalkaliphilus contains the following coding sequences:
- the rpsF gene encoding 30S ribosomal protein S6, with amino-acid sequence DMDADAKKALVERFDKILADNGATVAESKDWSSRRFAYEIAGYREGTYHIVNFTAEDDAAINEFDRLAKISQDILRHMVVKRDFASAE; translated from the coding sequence GACATGGACGCTGATGCTAAGAAGGCATTGGTTGAGCGTTTCGACAAGATCTTGGCGGACAACGGTGCAACGGTGGCAGAGTCTAAGGACTGGTCATCACGTCGTTTTGCATACGAAATTGCAGGTTACCGTGAGGGTACTTACCACATCGTTAACTTTACTGCAGAAGATGACGCAGCCATCAACGAATTTGATCGTTTGGCAAAGATCTCACAAGATATCTTGCGTCACATGGTTGTAAAGCGCGACTTTGCATCAGCTGAGTAA